Proteins encoded within one genomic window of Fusarium musae strain F31 chromosome 4, whole genome shotgun sequence:
- a CDS encoding hypothetical protein (EggNog:ENOG41), with amino-acid sequence MKVMADSTQQEQNVERTSLQENSNWASFGLDPITATVSNINPDAEAQPDADPRQDVEKTASAWICVLGSFLALIPTFGFMNSLGTVQTYLSMNQLHDYSEGEVGWISGLFLFLSLILNVQVGPMVDVHGPNIIGPVGAVLYVAMFLLMAECRNYWHFMLCLGVFGSIGAAMTMVVAIAIVGKLFVRKRGLAMGITLAGSSIGAVIFPIILRSTYPSLGWQWSMRIMAFISAGLLVPAILCFTTFNKIYKSSTNGQPSPKSSTLNLAAFQSPAFCFVTAGIFMFEFVIFSISGLLPSISTRVGFTAENGYTLLSIVGAASTFGRVIPGIIGDKLGHFNVLLATLVFTIIFMGALLVPFGTKSATALYAWSAIWGFGSGSFLSITPGMMNFVTAFALLIALPTSGAMLENMGPQALAGLFTGMTAVGGACYFAARALLIGKWLSLRTII; translated from the exons ATGAAAGTCATGGCTGATTCAACTCAGCAAGAGCAAAATGTTGAACGGACTAGTCTTCAGGAAAACAGCAACTGGGCGTCATTCGGTCTTGATCCCATCACAGCGACAGTGTCAAACATCAACCCAGACGCTGAGGCACAACCTGATGCAGACCCGAGACAAGATGTCGAAAAGACGGCCAGTGCATGGATCTGCGTCCTTGGGTCCTTTCTGGCTCTTATACCTACATTCG GCTTCATGAACTCGCTAGGTACAGTCCAAACATATCTAAGCATGAACCAACTCCACGACTACAGCGAAGGCGAAGTTGGATGGATCAGCGGCCtatttctcttcctctcactCATTCTCAACGTCCAAGTCGGTCCAATGGTCGATGTCCACGGCCCCAACATCATCGGTCCTGTTGGAGCAGTTCTCTACGTGGCCATGTTTCTGCTCATGGCTGAATGTCGCAACTACTGGCACTTCATGCTGTGTCTAGGAGTATTCGGGAGTATCGGTGCCGCCATGACAATGGTTGTAGCCATCGCCATAGTAGGAAAACTGTTTGTCCGCAAGCGAGGTCTCGCGATGGGTATTACACTCGCAGGATCGTCCATCGGCGCTGTCATATTCCCAATTATTCTACGGTCAACGTATCCCAGTCTCGGATGGCAATGGTCAATGCGAATCATGGCGTTTATATCAGCAGGTCTTCTCGTCCCTGCCATCCTCTGCTTCACCACCTTCAACAAGATCTacaaatcatcaacaaatgGCCAGCCCAGCCCCAAGAGCTCGACACTCAACTTGGCTGCCTTTCAGTCGCCCGCATTCTGCTTTGTTACTGCGGGCATCTTTATGTTTGAGTTTGTCATCTTCAGTATCTCGGGTCTTCTACCGTCCATTTCCACTCGGGTCGGCTTCACTGCCGAGAATGGGTATACTCTTCTTTCTATTGTCGGGGCGGCGAGCACATTCGGCCGAGTTATTCCCGGAATCATTGGTGACAAACTTGGACATTTCAATGTACTGCTTGCTACTTTGGTGTTCACCATCATCTTTATGGGGGCTCTGCTCGTTCCTTTTGGTACCAAGTCAGCTACTGCTCTGTACGCCTGGTCTGCTATCTGGGGATTTGGGTCTGGGTCTTTTCTTTCCATTACCCCAG GCATGATGAACTTTGTCACCGCCTTCGCACTGCTCATCGCTCTCCCTACAAGTGGTGCCATGCTCGAGAACATGGGCCCTCAGGCTCTGGCTGGTCTCTTCACTGGCATGACTGCTGTTGGAGGAGCTTGCTACTTTGCAGCCCGAGCTCTTCTCATTGGCAAGTGGCTGTCTCTCAGGACTATCATTTAA
- a CDS encoding hypothetical protein (EggNog:ENOG41), producing the protein MAASSPAETALVILYYLYPALVFIYFFFASLVSACTVHSSGKDERKKECPSRRLTLTFYLPCILTYTVQLLLLAVRAVLSQSWPTEDHIIIGHLACVLAFGIQLSHCLDTDEGPFYPFIGSWLLGLSFDIAITVLSSILGLFSPFDVFGILISVSISIRCLSFISLTILFTVGFSAKLTSDEEQEPLLPKITTTSPNSPTSQESGYGSTLQAEEEEEEAPEYSWERREREAKEAMKKRFQEGGNWFEYAKGFKILFPYVWPVGNVGLQLRAAAVCLCLFASNALHLLIPRQTGIIMDSLNGSGNSNPWISVLVFAALRLAASESGIELVRQWLWVPVKYYSHDALTRAAYSHMMHLSADFHDSKSSSDMMMAIYGGSAVSNVIENVLLYAVPMLIDMGVAIVYLSITFGPYEGLITVATGVFFLLIASRLVANSKAASRNRVNALYEEHYVRQSGFLGWQTVSAFNQIGYEDNRHANAVTNRWLREQQYVLGWYISIGFQTLVLTSGLLASAFLAVYRIRAGHATPGQFAMLLMYWAQLTSPLQFFAKLGKNVSDDFIDAERLLDIMRTQPSVENQKGARPLKFVAGEVEFERVSFSYDKKKGIIKDVSFHVPAGQTVAFVGATGAGKSTLIKLLDRFYDVGDGRICIDGQDVRDVDLFSLRDRIGVVPQNPILFDDTIMNNVRYGRITATDEEVFEACQAACIHDKIKGFTHGYKTRVGERGVKLSGGELQRIAIARAMLKKPDIVLLDEATSAVDTDTEQQIQISFKRLCQGRTTFIVAHRLSTIMNADRIIVVENGEILEQGNHDELIVAGGRYADLWSKQVFVRTKEEDADASAGQAGFVNDLSSEQTRTELSKVNKPTTANNEQPKSSEARASEEDASVTQDRKQEGTRLNPVAATFTPRRLAKMRKSMETGTSEASNSSTTQEGLINVSSQTSRQWSDEVADQDEKTLKTTVVTGRP; encoded by the exons ATGGCGGCAAGCTCACCCGCGGAAACCGCCTTGGTGATCCTGTACTACTTGTACCCAGCTCTCGTTTTCATCTACTTTTTCTTCGCTTCACTCGTTTCAGCCTGTACAGTACACTCTTCTGGCAAAgatgagagaaagaaggaatGTCCCAGCCGACGGTTGACACTCACCTTCTACCTCCCGTGCATCCTGACATACACTGTCCAGTTGTTGCTGCTTGCGGTCCGGGCAGTCCTCTCACAGAGCTGGCCAACGGAGGATCACATCATCATTGGACATCTGGCTTGCGTTCTGGCGTTCGGGATCCAACTGAGTCACTGCCTCGATACTGACGAGGGCCCCTTCTATCCTTTCATCGGGTCTTGGTTGCTTGGCCTGTCTTTTGATATTGCAATCACCGTACTGTCTTCTATCTTGGGACTTTTCTCCCCTTTCGATGTCTTCGGTATCCTTATAAGCGTTAGCATCAGCATTCGTTGCCTGTCTTTCATATCACTCACTATTTTGTTCACTGTTGGCTTTTCTGCAAAATTGACATCCGATGAAGAGCAGGAACCATTGTTGCCCAAAATCACAACTACATCACCTAATAGTCCGACCAGCCAGGAATCTGGGTATGGGTCGACACTCCaggccgaggaagaagaagaagaggccccGGAGTATAGCTGGGAAcgcagagagagagaggctaAGGAGGctatgaagaagaggttccAGGAAGGTGGAAACTGGTTTGAGTACGCCAAAGGCTTTAAG ATTCTTTTTCCATACGTCTGGCCTGTCGGTAATGTTGGCCTGCAACTTCGTGCTGCGGCCGTGTGCTTATGCCTGTTCGCATCCAACGCTCTTCATCTACTCATCCCTCGCCAGACAGGCATTATCATGGACAGCCTGAATGGTTCTGGCAACAGTAATCCGTGGATCTCGGTTCTTGTATTTGCTGCCCTCCGCTTAGCTGCTTCTGAGTCGGGTATCGAGCTAGTTCGTCAATGGCTCTGGGTTCCTGTTAAGTACTATTCCCACGACGCATTGACACGAGCAGCCTACTCGCACATGATGCATCTTTCAGCAGACTTCCACGACTCAAAAAGCTCATCAgatatgatgatggcgatctATGGAGGCAGTGCGGTTTCCAACGTTATTGAGAACGTCTTGCTCTATGCCGTGCCCATGCTCATTGATATGGGGGTGGCTATTGTCTACCTTTCTATCACCTTCGGGCCCTACGAAGGACTTATTACCGTGGCTACCGGTGTATTTTTCCTTCTTATTGCTAGCAGACTTGTTGCTAACTCCAAAGCTGCAAGTCGAAACCGTGTCAATGCACTATATGAAGAACACTATGTGCGCCAGTCTGGCTTCCTTGGGTGGCAGACAGTCAGTGCATTCAATCAGATCGGTTACGAAGACAATAGACACGCCAATGCAGTCACAAATCGTTGGCTTAGAGAGCAGCAGTATGTGCTTGGGTGGTATATCTCAATCGGATTTCAAACCCTGGTTCTGACATCTGGTCTTCTCGCGAGCGCATTTCTGGCAGTCTACCGTATCAGAGCAGGCCACGCAACACCTGGACAATTTGCAATGCTTTTGATGTATTGGGCGCAATTGACATCGCCGCTTCAGTTCTTTGCGAAGTTAGGAAAGAACGTAAGTGATGATTTCATCGATGCCGAGCGCCTGCTGGACATCATGAGAACTCAGCCATCAGTTGAAAATCAGAAGGGAGCTAGACCGTTGAAGTTCGTAGCTGGGGAGGTCGAGTTTGAGCGGGTTTCTTTCAGTtacgacaagaagaagggcatcaTCAAGGATGTCAGCTTCCATGTTCCTGCTGGTCAGACAGTTGCTTTTGTGGGCGCCACTGGAGCTGGAAAATCTAccctcatcaagctccttgatcgATTTTACGATGTGGGCGATGGTCGTATTTGCATTGATGGCCAAGACGTGCGAGATGTTGATCTGTTCAG TCTTCGCGATCGAATTGGAGTCGTTCCTCAGAATCCAATTCTGTTTGACGACACGATTATGAACAATGTACGATATGGAAGGATAACCGCGACCGATGAGGAAGTGTTTGAAGCATGTCAAGCCGCTTGCATTCATGATAAGATCAAAGGCTTCACTCATG GATACAAGACACGGGTTGGAGAGCGCGGCGT AAAACTGTCTGGCGGTGAGCTTCAGCGAATTGCAATTGCTCGAgcaatgttgaagaagccggacattgttcttcttgatgaagccaccAGTGCGGTTGACACAGATACAGAGCAACAGATTCAGATATCTTTCAAGAGGCTGTGTCAGGGACGAACCACGTTCATCGTCGC CCACCGTCTTTCAACGATTATGAACGCAGACCGGATTATTGTAGTTGAAAATGGCGAGATACTTGAGCAGGGGAACCACGATGAATTGATCGTGGCGGGTGGGAGATACGCCGATCTTTGGTCAAAGCAGGTCTTTGTGCGAACAAAGGAGGAAGACGCTGATGCCTCGGCTGGCCAAGCAGGATTTGTTAACGACCTATCCTCAGAGCAGACCAGAACCGAACTATCAAAAGTCAACAAGCCGACAACAGCAAACAACGAGCAGCCGAAGTCATCTGAAGCCAGAGCCAGCGAAGAGGATGCTTCCGTTACCCAAGATCGCAAGCAAGAG GGAACCCGGTTGAATCCTGTTGCCGCTACATTCACCCCTCGCAGGTTGGCCAAGATGAGGAAATCCATGGAGACCGGGACCTCTGAGGCATCGAACAGCTCTACCACTCAAGAAGGACTGATAAATGTAAGCTCACAAACGAGCCGACAGTGGTCTGACGAGGTTGCCGACCAAGATGAGAAGACCTTGAAGACGACAGTCGTGACTGGCCGACCATAG
- a CDS encoding hypothetical protein (EggNog:ENOG41) → MTATPSPGTPSPTSRGNMGCQPVPAHVQDPSFFEEAIGSSHPQELALSFLQAPFQYNLASNTHSGPPPFLATLPSSEVEQRPVRRARNRKHSQLSIITPKEDSSTVAVPSSPKQKKRGRKPKGGAKELGKFHQEIELDEDDLPKDPRRRRILERNRIAATKCRLRKRDEASALASQEQAMEDQNRYLSSCFDSLTAEIYHLKTQLLQHTDCNCILIQKYIANEAKKTVDGLLSCSPAFQPDNDPMSPYRRGSCNSGTSPTESLGVPTPEFEGVSPAWSQPFQTGHASSSEVGEEIFEMPMNPYSKGSMQMQSQPLNSMAPLHHPESEVYAGMGPPPHPVDGISWNPSWGF, encoded by the exons ATGACCGCAACCCCATCACCAGG AACACCATCGCCCACAAGTCGAGGAAACATGGGATGCCAGCCTGTTCCTGCACATGTTCAAGACCCTTCCTTCTTTGAAGAGGCCATAGGTAGTTCTCACCCACAAGAACTGGCACTCAGCTTCCTGCAAGCGCCATTCCAGTATAATCTGGCATCCAATACTCATAGTGGCCCTCCTCCTTTTTTGGCTACATTACCAAGTAGCGAGGTCGAGCAAAGGCCTGTCCGCCGGGCTCGAAACCGAAAACATTCCCAGTTAAGCATCATCACCCCTAAAGAAGATAGTAGCACAGTAGCTGTGCCCAGTTCCCcaaagcagaagaagcgaggCCGCAAGCCTAAAGGAGGAGCAAAGGAGTTGGGGAAGTTTCATCAGGagattgagcttgatgaggacgacCTTCCCAAGGACCCTCGACGTCGACGCATTCTTGAACGCAACAGGATAGCAGCGACCAAGTGTCGTCTTCGTAAACGAGACGAAGCATCTGCCCTTGCATCCCAGGAACAAGCCATGGAAGACCAGAACAGATATCTTTCCTCCTGCTTCGACTCATTGACAGCTGAGATATATCATCTGAAAACGCAACTGTTGCAACACACAGACTGCAACTGTATACTGATTCAGAAATATATCGCCaatgaagccaagaagacaGTTGATGGACTGCTTTCTTGCTCACCAGCCTTCCAGCCCGACAATGACCCCATGAGCCCATATCGTCGAGGTTCATGCAATAGCGGCACCAGTCCCACGGAATCTCTAGGTGTGCCAACTCCAGAGTTTGAGGGAGTCTCACCAGCGTGGTCACAGCCTTTCCAGACAGGCCATGCTTCGTCATCAGAGGTTGGGGAGGAAATCTTCGAGATGCCAATGAACCCTTACAGCAAAGGGtcaatgcagatgcagagtcAACCGCTCAACAGCATGGCACCACTGCATCATCCCGAATCCGAGGTATATGCCGGCATGGGGCCTCCACCCCACCCCGTTGATGGTATCAGTTGGAATCCTTCATGGGGATTTTAG